TCAACGCCCTGCGCAACAAGACCTTTGGCTTCGTCTTTCAGCAATTTTTCCTCAACGCCAACGCCAACGTCCTCGAAAACACCATATTGCCCCTCAAGATCGCCGGCGTAAGGAGCCGCAAACGCAAACAGCTCGGACTAGAGGCGCTCCGGCAAGTCGAGCTCGACGACAAGGCCCGCAACAAGGCCAAGGACCTCTCGGGCGGCCAGAAGCAGCGTGCCGTGATTGCTCGCGCGCTCATCAACCAGCCCCAGATCATCTTTGCTGACGAACCCACCGGCAACCTCGACAGCACCACTGGACGCAAAATCGAAGATTTGCTGTTCTCGCTCAACAAACAGCACGGCATCACGCTTATTCTCGTGACCCACGACGAAGACCTGGCCGCCCGGTGCGACCGCCAAATTCACATTAAAGACGGCCTGGTTGTCGGGGCCAAGGAAAAGGAATTGGTCCGGCTATGAGACTCATCGACATCTTCACCACTGCCAGCGGCAACATGTTTCGGAGCAAATTACGCACCTCGCTCACCATTCTCGCCATTTTCATCGGCTCCTTCACGCTGACCCTCACCAGCGGGCTCGGCACCGGCATTTCCAGCTATATCGACAAGCAGGTCAACAATCTCGGCGCCAAAGACGTTATGCTCATCCAGGCCGCCGACACCTCGGACGATGGCCCCGGCGGCGGCGATAGCGGCCCCAAGCCCTACAATCCCGCCAAAAAGATTTCCGCGACCGCTTTCGGTACCGCTACCACGGTTCTTACCAACGCCGACATTGCCAAGGTTAAGCAGGTTCCCGGCATCAAGAGCGTCGAGCCAAACTTGGTCGTGACGCCCGATTACATCGTGGGCACCAATAGCAAGAAATACCAAGTGTCGGCCAATCCCTACATCACCGGCACCAATATCGACCTCGCCGCCGGCTCGCAGCTCAGCAACGCCGCCACCGAGTACGACGCCCTCCTGCCGGTCGAGTACGTGTCGGTGTTGGGCTACGCGAGCAATCAAGCCGCCGTTGGCCAATCCATTACGCTTGGCATCTCTGATGGCACCGGCACGCAGCACCAAATTACCGCCACCATCAGGGGCGTGCAGCAAAAGGGCCTCACCAACTCGGGCGGCATGAATACCAATACCGCCCTCACCAATGCCCTCTTCAAAGCCCAAACCATTGGCCTGCCGGCCGCCGTCACCAACAGCTACCAGGCGCTCATCGCCAAATTCGACTCAGGCTACACCGACGCCCAAATCACCACCCTCAAAGACGATCTCAAAAAACACGACTACAAAGGCACCACCTTCCAAGACCAAATCGGCACCTTCAAGCAAGTGATTCGCGGCATCATCCTCGTGCTCGACGCCTTCGCCATCATTGCTCTGCTCGCGGCCAGTTTCGGCATCATCAACACCCTCCTCATGTCGGTCCAAGAGCGCACCAAAGAAATCGGCCTGATGAAAGCCATGGGCATGAGCGGCCCCCGCATCTTCCTGCTGTTTAGCACCGAGGCCGTCATGCTGGGCCTGTGGGGCAGCCTGATCGGCGGCGGCGTCGCCATCGTGGTGGGCCACATCGCCAACGCCATCGTCGCCAAGGGCTTCCTCAAGGACCTCGTCGGCCTCCAGCTGCTCACCTTCCCGCCGGCCCAGGTCGCCGGTATTGTCGGTATCGTCATGGCCATCGCCTTCCTCGCCGGCACCCTCCCGGCCTTCCGCGCCGCCCGCCAGAGCCCCATCGATTCCTTGCGGTACGAGTAGCGCGCATTTCCCGGAAGAATTAAACTCATGACCCCACTGATCATCTTCACCGCCCAATACCTCCACCTCGCCATCCTCGCAGTGGCTGCGGTGGTGTGGCTGACCCTACCCCGCGAAGATAAGCGAAAACTAGCCCTCACCGCGCTCCTTGCCGCAGTCATTGGTTTTGCCTTAACCAAGGTGGCGGGCGCGCTTTACTACAACCCGCGACCCTTTGTCGCCGATCACGTCGTGCCGCTCATTTACCATGCCGCCAATAATGGCTTCCCGTCGAACCACACGGTGCTCGCGATGTTGGTAGCCCTCTTGGTCCTGCAGGTGTCGAAACGCTGGGGCATAGTGCTGGTCGCCGCCGCCCTCGTGGTCGGCGCTGCCCGCGTAGCGGCCGGGGTTCACTCCCCGCTCGATATCGCTGGAGCGGTTATCGTTGCGACCGTTGCGGTCCTCGTAGCCCGAGAAGGGGTCGGCCGAATCTGGCCAAATGGGCGAAACATCGGACGGGCGTCCTAGCTCTCCTGAAACGCCTCGGGCCGAATATGGCGCGGGAGCAAAAAGCTCAGTCCAAACACAATCACCAACAATCCCAGCGCATACTCGACACCCACCTTGAACGCATGGGTGAAGTTCGCGTTGTTCACCTGCTTGGCCGCGTCGGTGAATGCCGTCGTGAGCACTTGATTGACCGGACCGGCCTCAGACTGCTTGCAGCTGTCGGGCGTCACATTGGCGTCGGTCTCGTTCACGCGGTCTTCGTAGCAGGCCTTAAAGCCCGCGACAATCGCCGTCTGCGCCTCGGCCGGCACGTGCTGCTCGGTGAGCTTGGCCTGGAGCTGCGGCGTCACCTGGTCGACACTCGCCGCCGCGTGTGCCGTGAGCTGACCAAAGAACACCACGCCAATGGCCGCCACGCCAATGGCACCGCCCAGCTGCTGCACGGCGTTGAGCACGCCCGAGGCGGAGCCGGCGTGGTTGTGGTCCACGTCGTTGAGCACCACCGCAAACACCGGCATCATGATGAGGCCCATGCCCACGCCGATCGGCACCAGGCCAGGCGCGATCACCCAAGGGCTCGTGGCCAGGCCAAAGTGGTTCATCACCCACGCCAGGTAAATCAGGCCTGAGCTCATCACGAATGTCCCGAGCGTCATCGAATACCGCCCCAGTTTCGGAATCACCACCGGCGCCAACACCGCAAACGTGACCGCAATTCCGATCGAGGTCGGAATACCCGTCAACGCGGCCTTCACCACGCTATACCCCAGCCCCACTTGCAGCATCAGCGTCGAAATCAAGAAGTAGCCGATCATTACGCCCTCGAACACTACATTGGTGAGCAGGCCCAAGCTAAACGACCGCTTAGCAAACAGCGCCGGCAGCACCAGTGGCGAGCCGTCGACCCGCTGCTTGCGCATCTGCCACCAAGCAAACAGCGCAAACGCCGGCAGCGAGGCCGCCATCGACCAAAACGTCCAAGCCGGCCACCCCAATTCACGCCCCTCGATGAGCGGGAACACGATCAGCGTCAGCGCCACCATCACAATGCCGGTTCCCACCAAATCCAGCTTCAGCGGATGCGCGCTCTTGCCGGCCGGCAGGTACTTGCGTGCGGCCCAAAAGGCAAACACGCCCACCGGAATATTAATGAGAAAGATCGGCCGCCAGTCGAGGCCAAAAATATTGGCTTTGATGAGCAAACCACCCACCACCGGCCCCAGCGAGGCCGCGATGCCCGCCATGCCGCCAAACAGTCCGTTGACCTGCCCCCGCTCCTCCGGCGGGTACATCACTTGCATCATGCTCATCACCTGGGGCACCATCAGCGCCGCCATCGCGCCCTGCAGCAAGCGCGCTACGACCAGCACCACCGGCGTCCAGGCCACGCCGCTGAGCAGCGACGCCACCGTAAACCCGGCCACGCCCCACATAAACACCTTACGGTAGCCAAAAACATCGCCCATCCGCCCGCCGGTAATCAGCAGGAGCGCAAAGCTCAGTGCATACCCCGCGATCAACCATTGAATCGTCGTGTAGCTCGCGCCCAAATTAGCCTGGATCGACGGAATCGCGATGTTCACAATCGTAGAGTCCAGCAGATCCATAATGAACGCCAGCGCCACCACAAACATAGCAATTTTGCGATGCTTCACGGATAGATTTTGCGAATGCTCGCGGGCCGAGAGGGGAGTAGCTTCGGGGGACATAACGAACCAGATTCCTTGATTTTTATTATTACGAAATAAGTTAATTATCTTAGATAGATTACGGGATCAACTGTGGAGCGTCAATGTTAAAAAGCAATCCCAGACAGGATTGCTTTTTAACGTATCCGAACTCCAGCCGGATTACATCGGCAGCGTTTCGTATACCCGCACCGCACCGCCGGGCACATCCAGCACCGGGCAGCCTTGAGCCAGCGCCACGGCGTCGTCCATGCTGGCAGCCTTTACGATGGTGTAGCCGGTGGCCGGATGGTTTTCGATCGTGCTCACACCGCTCTTCTCTACGGCCTGACCACCATCCGCAAACGGATTGCCGGCGTCTACGAGGCTCGCACCGAGCTCACCAAACCAAGCTTTCCAAACCTTCGCCACCTCTTTCATGGGCATGTCGCCCGAAATCGGCTCATTGTAATACACGAATACATAATTCTTCATCTATGTACTCCTCTCTGCCCCACGCGGGGGCGATAAAAATTATGGTTGCTGTAGGCCGGCAATGTAGTTTTCCAACGTTTCCTCGTCGTTGCCCCACTCCGTCCGGTATTGCATCATCCAATCCTGGGTGGTGCGCAACGTTTGCTTATTGAGCGCGATGAAATTGGTGCGGCCGGCTTTTTTGCGAATGATCAGTCCGGCGGCCTCAAGCGCACGAATGTGCTTATGAATGGCCGGCAGTGACAGATCATGCTCGCGCGCTAGTCCCGCGATGGTCGCCGGACGAAACGACAGATCGTGCAGCATGTCGCGGCGCTTTTGGTGCGCCAGCGCGCCAAAAATCTGGTCAAGCTGGATGGGGATATTTGAGTCGTACATAAAGTTAACCTACGAGTTAAGTTTATGGAACAAACCCATTGCTGTCAATCCTCAATCTCGACAGTGTATTATGACCATAAGCATTACAAAGGAGCGCCAGCCTATCGTGAACAAGCGTTATCTCATTATGATTTACCGGGTCGCATTTGCCCTGCTGTGCCTCTACGCTATCGGCGTGCAATATCGGTATGGAATGCAGGGGCAAGGAATTGATTTTATCCCCGCCAACTTTTTTAGTTTTTTCACCATCGAAAGCAATCTCCTCGCTATTCTCATCTTCCTCATCGCCGGCCTACTAGCGGTAAAATTACCCAAACCAACCACGGCTTGGGTGCAGCTGCGCGGAGCCGCCGTGCTGTACATGACGATCACCGGCATTGTGTACGTCACGCTCCTTTCAGGTCTCGAGGAATCGCTGCAGACGCCTATCCCCTGGATCAACTTCGTGCTGCATTATCTGATGCCGGTGGTGGTGTTGGCCGACTGGTTCCTCGATTTGCCGCGCCTGCGGCTGAGCTTTAAGCAGGGATTGGTATGGCTGATTTTCCCCGCCGCGTATTTGGTGTATAGCTTGGTGCGCGGTCCCGTTGTTGGCTGGTACCCGTACCCGTTTCTTGATCCCCAGGCGCAAAATCAAGGCTACGCGGGTATTGCCGTGACGGCCGCCGTGATGCTGGGCATAACCCTTGGCTTCATCGCTGCCCTCACCTGGACCACCCGGCTGCGCGCCCGCCGGGCCTAGGGCGGACCCGTCGATGAAGATTAACCGCCCTTAATTAAGCTGGTTAATCTTCATCGGTTCGAGATATAATCAACCCATCATGCCCATATCCACCCCCACCCTCAAACCGCCCACTGCGTATGCCCTCCACGACCACGACGTCGTCATTGGCGAGCGTGTCGACCACTACATCCTCAAAGTCAAAGACCTCCCCAGCGAGCAAAAACCCCGCGAAAAACTCCAACGCATGGGCCCCGAAACCCTCAATGTGGCCGAGCTCGTCGCGGTGCTTTGGGGCGTCGGCACCAAAAAGGAAGAGGTCCTCGCCATGGCCCGCCGCATCACCCGCGAGTACGGCGAAAAATCCATCGCCACCGAAACCAACCCCGAAAAAATGGCCAGCGCCCTCGGCATCCCGCTGCACAAGGCCTGCCAGATCATCGCCGGATTCGAGCTTGGCCGCCGGTTCTTTGCGCATCAGGCCGGCCGCCAGATCTACGTCCGCAATGCCCGGCAAGCCTACGAGTATCTCCACGACATCGGCGACAGCAAAAAAGAGCGCCTCCGCGGCCTCTACCTCAACAGCCGCTACCAGGTCGTTCATGACGAGGTCATCTCTGTCGGCAGTCTCACGGCCAACATCGTCCACCCCCGCGAAGTCTTCCAGCCGGCCATCGAGCATGGCGCAGTCGCGATCATCATCGCGCACAATCACCCGTCCGGCAGCCTCGAGCCCACCGCCGCCGATCGCCAAGTCACCCGCCAGCTACAGGAGGCCGGCCGGCTGCTCGGCATCGATGTGCTCGACCACCTCATCATCGCCGGCGCCCAATACATAAGAAT
This portion of the Candidatus Saccharimonadia bacterium genome encodes:
- a CDS encoding ABC transporter ATP-binding protein; this encodes MSSILEVQGLTKSYGKGANAFTALHDVSIAVEKGESLAILGKSGSGKSTLMHLMALLDKPTAGTVSIDGQDASKIAARKLNALRNKTFGFVFQQFFLNANANVLENTILPLKIAGVRSRKRKQLGLEALRQVELDDKARNKAKDLSGGQKQRAVIARALINQPQIIFADEPTGNLDSTTGRKIEDLLFSLNKQHGITLILVTHDEDLAARCDRQIHIKDGLVVGAKEKELVRL
- a CDS encoding ABC transporter permease; translation: MRLIDIFTTASGNMFRSKLRTSLTILAIFIGSFTLTLTSGLGTGISSYIDKQVNNLGAKDVMLIQAADTSDDGPGGGDSGPKPYNPAKKISATAFGTATTVLTNADIAKVKQVPGIKSVEPNLVVTPDYIVGTNSKKYQVSANPYITGTNIDLAAGSQLSNAATEYDALLPVEYVSVLGYASNQAAVGQSITLGISDGTGTQHQITATIRGVQQKGLTNSGGMNTNTALTNALFKAQTIGLPAAVTNSYQALIAKFDSGYTDAQITTLKDDLKKHDYKGTTFQDQIGTFKQVIRGIILVLDAFAIIALLAASFGIINTLLMSVQERTKEIGLMKAMGMSGPRIFLLFSTEAVMLGLWGSLIGGGVAIVVGHIANAIVAKGFLKDLVGLQLLTFPPAQVAGIVGIVMAIAFLAGTLPAFRAARQSPIDSLRYE
- a CDS encoding phosphatase PAP2 family protein; translated protein: MTPLIIFTAQYLHLAILAVAAVVWLTLPREDKRKLALTALLAAVIGFALTKVAGALYYNPRPFVADHVVPLIYHAANNGFPSNHTVLAMLVALLVLQVSKRWGIVLVAAALVVGAARVAAGVHSPLDIAGAVIVATVAVLVAREGVGRIWPNGRNIGRAS
- a CDS encoding MFS transporter; its protein translation is MKHRKIAMFVVALAFIMDLLDSTIVNIAIPSIQANLGASYTTIQWLIAGYALSFALLLITGGRMGDVFGYRKVFMWGVAGFTVASLLSGVAWTPVVLVVARLLQGAMAALMVPQVMSMMQVMYPPEERGQVNGLFGGMAGIAASLGPVVGGLLIKANIFGLDWRPIFLINIPVGVFAFWAARKYLPAGKSAHPLKLDLVGTGIVMVALTLIVFPLIEGRELGWPAWTFWSMAASLPAFALFAWWQMRKQRVDGSPLVLPALFAKRSFSLGLLTNVVFEGVMIGYFLISTLMLQVGLGYSVVKAALTGIPTSIGIAVTFAVLAPVVIPKLGRYSMTLGTFVMSSGLIYLAWVMNHFGLATSPWVIAPGLVPIGVGMGLIMMPVFAVVLNDVDHNHAGSASGVLNAVQQLGGAIGVAAIGVVFFGQLTAHAAASVDQVTPQLQAKLTEQHVPAEAQTAIVAGFKACYEDRVNETDANVTPDSCKQSEAGPVNQVLTTAFTDAAKQVNNANFTHAFKVGVEYALGLLVIVFGLSFLLPRHIRPEAFQES
- a CDS encoding winged helix-turn-helix domain-containing protein translates to MYDSNIPIQLDQIFGALAHQKRRDMLHDLSFRPATIAGLAREHDLSLPAIHKHIRALEAAGLIIRKKAGRTNFIALNKQTLRTTQDWMMQYRTEWGNDEETLENYIAGLQQP
- a CDS encoding Pr6Pr family membrane protein, with the protein product MNKRYLIMIYRVAFALLCLYAIGVQYRYGMQGQGIDFIPANFFSFFTIESNLLAILIFLIAGLLAVKLPKPTTAWVQLRGAAVLYMTITGIVYVTLLSGLEESLQTPIPWINFVLHYLMPVVVLADWFLDLPRLRLSFKQGLVWLIFPAAYLVYSLVRGPVVGWYPYPFLDPQAQNQGYAGIAVTAAVMLGITLGFIAALTWTTRLRARRA
- the radC gene encoding DNA repair protein RadC, whose protein sequence is MPISTPTLKPPTAYALHDHDVVIGERVDHYILKVKDLPSEQKPREKLQRMGPETLNVAELVAVLWGVGTKKEEVLAMARRITREYGEKSIATETNPEKMASALGIPLHKACQIIAGFELGRRFFAHQAGRQIYVRNARQAYEYLHDIGDSKKERLRGLYLNSRYQVVHDEVISVGSLTANIVHPREVFQPAIEHGAVAIIIAHNHPSGSLEPTAADRQVTRQLQEAGRLLGIDVLDHLIIAGAQYIRITEDQLSQ